Genomic window (Nymphaea colorata isolate Beijing-Zhang1983 chromosome 1, ASM883128v2, whole genome shotgun sequence):
GAAATGAAGTATTATATGATCCAAGAATGTCTTGTAACTCACTCCATTTGTTCCAGAGGAGTTGAGAATGGAGTTTGTCCTCCAGTTATAAAGCAATGACCGGTCAGCCACCTATATAAGTTAGACCAGACAATAAATTCCCTGCCCAACATGCCAGCGTCTTTACCTACGTCTTTTCttacctgtgtgtgtgtgtgtgaacgTGCTGTACATATGTGCACAACTTGTCACGACATGTTGAACTAAGAGATTTCTATTAACAATGTTCTCAAAAGAATAATGTCTTTCGATAACTTGAAATGTTCCCGATAGGAGGTAGGAACTGAAAGGTGAATGATGTTTCTACAGTCTAGCTAATTAATTAGATGCAACTACTAATATAAATGAACATGGAAGATTCAACTTGACAATGAAACAAAATCCAGGAATCCTATAGAAAAACTAAAGACAGGCCTTTGAAGCAGAGTAGacatcaaaacaaagaaaataaaacaaaaatggtTTCGGAGTGCTTGATGTCAGCAGGAACCAAATTTGTTCTTCGCAGTTCATTAGTTCCATGATAGTGCAATTGAATGGGTCACTCCCTGAAGTCATCCTTATCATCAGCTGGAATTTGCCTGTTTCGCCAAAAGACAGCAAGTGCGCTTCCACCAAGCTGAAATAGAAGGCCAAAACCACCAACAAGGACATTTGTTACAAACAATTGACGAAATGTGAAGTCTTTTAGAAATATTTGCTTTGGCGTTGGATCAGGAACATACGGCCATGCAGACAACACTAACAGCCGAAGGCACAGCAACAAGCGGATTGGTGAAGTGCTTTTGAGCAAGTAAAAAACCAAGTGCTGAGCTCTGATAAGGGcaacaaacaagagaaaaattaaggCACCAAAACCAACTAAACAATTGAACATTCAggtaaacaataaaaataaaacacttAACTTTTGCAAAAAGGAGCTTAGAAGAGAACCTGGAAATGATGAAGAGAAGTAATTTCATAGATGATAGATATTTCTACTATAAGCTCCACGAAATATCCATTGCCAATAAAGACTAACAGATGAAACTGAGCTAGCTATACCTGATTTTAGCATCCATGATCCGATAACACTTTCCTAGTTTTCGTAATTAAACACTCGAATAGTAATTTTCCCAACTCTTTCTAGCTAGGCGCCAAATTCTCCTAATTTGTCAAAATTTGTCAGTTGACCAAGCTTGACATTTCTTGATTACATCCATTTGTGAAATCCTTCAAGTTTGTCTAGTTTATGCCATGTGAAATTTCCGGGAAAAATGGGATACCTACTGAGAATGTGATACTCGCTGACCTCAGATGTAACATGCACTCTTGAATTGTGCACAGCCCCTGGTCGGACCAGTGTAGAGCTCATTTTCAATAAGATGTTGTAATATCTGGAACTTCACAATCCTGAATTTCCATTTGCAACAATCATTGTTCTTTTAATCAATAATGAACCACTTTGAAGGATGCTTCTACTATTTCAAAAGACAACTTAGTACTGGAGGTAAATATTTAATTGTGCATATCCACCTTATCATGAACGTAATATAAACACGTCTTATCTCTTCCCCACTTGCAATGGCATGTGACGTTGCAAAAAGTTATTTCTCAAGAGCCTAAGAAGATTACTCATTTAACTTCATGAATGTAATGAAAATAGTTCCGTGTTTGAAGAATTATTAACATTACATTTTTGCAGAACGTAGCAATAGTGCAATACAACTAAAGAAATTGTTGTTTTCCtcatctttcaagtttcaactgaACACAGgctatttttcagaaaaaatagtaTATGTCCTGGTACTCTGGTAGCGTGTGACAAAACACCATGCCAGTAGGAGCCTTAATAAGTCATCTGATTTTCTCTTCAACTATCTATATAATTTTGTTTCATGCACAATTCTGAACACAAAAACTGGGGACAAGggggatgagaaaaaaatcaagagaaagcCGAAAGTACTGCAGCAGATCAGAATGTGAATGGTGAAAGAAAGGGCTTCAAAAAGGTGCTGCTTAGCAAAGTTTTTAAATCAATggataagttaaaaaaaacaacacaaTGATAGAGGCAAAAAACACATAATTACCTGCATCCCGCACTCAATAGAAATCGTTCGGCATGTAGATTCaccaaaagatgaaaattttgaaagccaATAACCAAGGCCAAAGGCAGCAACATGCAGAAGGGCTACAGGAAGTATCAACTGTCCACCTTGAGCCTTCAAAACTTCTGAAACTTGACCAATCTTTGGACAAGAAAATATTATCATAAGCAAGAGTAGCAGCAAATGCTTGGAAAATTGGAGATGAACAAATTGTTCATCTTGTTCATAAAAGGTCTCCTAAAAAATAGGATAAGTTACCATCAGCATTTGTCTACTTACAGGGCTAGCGCAAAGCAGGGTTGTCAAAATAACCCCTATTAATGGTGTCACCGTGATTATACGCTCCGTAAACTTTGGAAAATATTCATGTGACAACACTGAGAAAGAACATATTAGCAAGCAGGTTTTTATAACAACAGACAGATGTCTGTCTTGCATAACATTTATGGACATCCGTAAACCTTTTTATACCTCCAACAATAGTAGGCACAAGAACAACTTGAAATGTGCTAATTGCAAGGCCCTGCATGTCAAAAGAACAGATTAAAGACAAACATGAGACTGATAGCACAAGATGTCCATTCATGTACAGCTTAGCATAGTATAACAAGGGGATTCATACAATCAGATGTCTATAAACAATATTTTGGCTTGACACTACTGTTTGACCCCATCCCTCTTATCATTGGTCAAAGTCACAgcaaaaaatagagagagagggcattCAATTTGTCagttcgatttttttttaacatgaatccTATCATCTGCCACATAAGATGAAACATATGATATAGccttaacaaaataaaatatttattgatATCACTAAGTCACAAAGAACAATAGGAGTATCTATAAAATCCATAACTGGAAATAAATTCTCAAGTCCATAAGAAGATTCCAAACCAAGCATGTCCATTCATGTACAGCTCAgcaataatatttataaagGGATTGATTCAATTAGATGACCACAAGCAATATTGTGGCCTTGACAGTCGACACTGCTGGTCGTCCCCATCCTTGGTATCACTGGGCAAAGCCGCAGCaaggaggggagagagagagagagagagacagcatTCAAtttgtcagtttgattttttttttaacatgaatccTGTTATCAGCCACATAACATGAAACGTATGAAATATCcccaacaaaataaaatatttattgatATGAAAGTCACGAAGCAAAATAGAAGTATTTATAAAAATTCTCAAGAGCATAGCTCCATCAAGGGTTAGGAGAAGTACTTTTGCAAAACCTGGTCATGCAACTATGGAATTTTTTACCAATAAACACATAATGTCCTTATattctaaaatttacaaatgTAACATTAACATATATCATTGTGGCACAGTGTTGAATGTGGGTATCCACATTCACAATCACAGCAGCTAGCTTGTCCAATGAAAGCATTTTTTGTAGAAATCATCACAGGTTTAAAGCTTAAATCAGATAATAAGACACCACATGTAAGGAATCTGCAACGCTTAAGTATGCACATCTTACAGCTGCATCAACAGGAACAAGCTGTCCAGCAAGAAGTTTTGTCAGCAGAGGGGTCATAATGATAGCACCAATTGTTGAGCAActgcaaaatatagaaagtaaaaaatttgtCCAAGCATGATCAACAAGCACTGTCAAAGATTAACCATTAAGAAGTCAGAAACGCCAAAATTCTTTCCAAGACAatgataatcaatttttttggctACCTTCAATAAGAAGATAATAAATAAGAATAACAATTTAACAGCCCCTAAATGATTTCACCATGTGGATCATGGATTCATGGGGTTCTGAAGTACAGTTTTCTGGACCAAGATCAATGGAGTGCTGGAATCTTCAcaattatgttaactataatttttatttcttacaaAATGAAGCCAAAGAACTTAACAGAAACCATGAAAATGCAAAATATGGTCTAGGAAGGCAAAGAATGCAAAACCTGTCAGCCACATGGTTACAGTTTCACATCCTAAGTTATCCAATTTTTGACACAAGCATAGTCTGACAGTCATTCCAATGTTTCCCTCATCCCCAATGTAAATAAACTCATCAAAACAACTGCCACATCTCCTTTTCTGTATGTCAAATTTCATGGAAGGGaatcttgaattcttgattaGATGCATAAATCACAACCCAAAACTGAAATTATGCCTCCTCATTGCCATTGTTCTTCCCAATAAAGAAATTGCATTATGATGTAAGTTGTAAACAGACATAAATCAGAAGTTTGGGTCGTTCCAATTCTAGTCTTCTTTAGCATTTTATATGTAACAAATCCTTCTTAACTTTGTGAAAGAAGCTAACTTCTACTCCTATGTTTTTGTTGAATTTGCAAGGATCACCCATTACCTTACAGTACATCCAATAAAAGAGCTCGCCACTACTTTAAGCCAATCTGGGCTCATTGTTTGGGTATAACTCCAGTCATGACTCCCTAAATCTCAATATCATCACATTGATTGCATTAGCTTGATGGAGAAAGCTGATTTAACCAAAATATTCTCCAATATAATGAACAACACACTTTAACTTTTACCATACAGCTTCACCGGATTCAGCTCAAAAATGACAGCATAAGATGGCTGCCAGTATCATAATTGagtaaagaaaaggaatacaaGAAAGCAGCAAATTATGCCTGAGTGTATCTTCatttgttgtaaacttgtaatctTACTTCTAGGATCTccaaatgcatccatgcatcattcatattttcaaatttacaatcACAATCACCCAAACAGAAACATGAAGCCAACATAAAGATTAATAGGTGAACATGACAAGCTATTTgtattaaatatttaaagtgGTGCTCCACAAAAGTGAACTACAAAGCAAGAATGGCAACATAGAAAACAGAGGTTACACTTACGTTGTCATCAGAACTGAAAGTGCAACATTTCCTTTCGATATATAGGTGGCTACATTTGACGCTTGTCCTCCAGGACAGCAGGAGACCAGAATTAGACCAGTTGCAAGAGGAGCAGATAGCTTCAAAGACTATTGAATCAAGTAAATCAGATATACAGGTGTGAAGATTAATATTCACTAAACTAAAATCTGACATTGTTCATCTATGCATATAATGCATGCTCTGCAATGGCAGTTTACGGTACAATTATATGGAAAATAGGTATATAAAGAATCATTATTAcatcaaaaaattaaacattgcCATGAGTACAATACCTGCTTCCACCAAGCCTATGCACTATGAAAACATGAAACATATGGAGCAGGAAGAAAACTTGATTCTCTTTTTTTGGGGTTTGGGAGCTTGAAGACATAGAGATGCCTCATGCCCCTACTAACTGTGAATGGAGAAAATCAAACAGCTGATCTGTTTGCTAAACCTGAGATTAGCTTTTGAAGACCAAACAAATACATGATCCTAAACACCAAATGCAGGCTCAAGCAATAAATGTAGGTGAATACATGCCCATAACTTCATAAAACTAGTGTAGGGAGCACAATCACAAATATCACTCTCACGAATTTCCCAAGAGGGTTTGTCTCGGTACTTTTACACAAACTTGGGATTTTTTTATCCCAGATAAGATCCATTTATGATCATGAGATCCTTTCCTATCATATAGGAAGAACTGTTACAAAATATCCTCTGAAGTAGTTGCTTGGTAGATCCTATTAAGATGAAGATAAGGAAGGGGCTTAGATAATAACATACCATGGCAATCAGAAAGCCCAATAAAGGCTTCACCAAGTATTGCGCGAGGAATCCTACACCAACCTGCACAAATGAGTCAAGTTATTCTGTAAAAAGTAAGAACATTCAGTAAATTGGGGGAAAGGGATTGTGGTGGTGGGATGGTGTGCATGAGAAAGGATATACAGCCACAGCTCATTTTAAGGGCTTGGCTAACCCAGCTTGATTATAACTGAGTTCATTTTCAGAGCATGATCATGTCATGGCATGGTCAAGATCCAACAAGCTAAAAGCATATTTTGATACTTAATACCAGTTCACGTGGAAAAATCAGCATGATGACAACTAGTCCACATTTAGAGCATGGTCCAGTCATGTCATCATCAAGTAACAACATGCTAAAGCATATCTTATTATACTGGTTGAACAATTAAGTAAAACACAGTTTTCCCAAAGTCAGTGCCATATTCATTGCATGGCCATTG
Coding sequences:
- the LOC116261070 gene encoding probable sodium/metabolite cotransporter BASS2, chloroplastic translates to MSSASSMASISRLVHKEGCGSAFGVSAHKHSGLSLRRSPFYVGTRSGLRISANLKRVDADNNGWGAHLGKGTPSLLLHRSRSQQVLCQAEANVSGDIPRSSTDGMSQYERIIELLTTLFPLWVILGTIIGIYKPSAVTWLETDLFTLGLGFLMLSMGLTLTFEDFRRCMRNPWTVGVGFLAQYLVKPLLGFLIAMSLKLSAPLATGLILVSCCPGGQASNVATYISKGNVALSVLMTTCSTIGAIIMTPLLTKLLAGQLVPVDAAGLAISTFQVVLVPTIVGVLSHEYFPKFTERIITVTPLIGVILTTLLCASPIGQVSEVLKAQGGQLILPVALLHVAAFGLGYWLSKFSSFGESTCRTISIECGMQSSALGFLLAQKHFTNPLVAVPSAVSVVCMALGGSALAVFWRNRQIPADDKDDFRE